The proteins below come from a single Ailuropoda melanoleuca isolate Jingjing chromosome 1, ASM200744v2, whole genome shotgun sequence genomic window:
- the SELENOT gene encoding thioredoxin reductase-like selenoprotein T produces the protein MRFLLVLLVAASAVSRSDASANLGGVPSKRLKMQYATGPLLKFQICVSUGYRRVFEEYMRVISQRYPDIRIEGENYLPQPIYRHIASFLSVFKLVLIGLIIVGKDPFAFFGMQAPSIWQWGQENKVYACMMVFFLSNMIENQCMSTGAFEITLNDVPVWSKLESGHLPSMQQLVQILDNEMKLNVHMDSIPHHRS, from the exons ATGAGGTTTCTGCTAGTTCTCCTGGTGGCGGCGTCGGCGGTGAGCCGGAGCGATGCCTCGGCCAACCTGGGCGGCGTGCCTAGCAAAAGATTAAAGATGCAGTACGCCACGGGGCCGCTGCTCAAGTTCCAGATTTG TGTTTCCTGAGGTTATAGGCGGGTGTTTGAGGAGTACATGCGGGTTATAAGCCAGCGGTACCCAGACATCCGCATTGAAGGAGAAAATTACCTTCCTCAACCCATATATAG aCACATAGCATCTTTCCTGTCAGTCTTCAAACTAGTATTAATAGGCTTAATAATTGTTGGCAAGgatccttttgctttctttggcaTGCAAGCTCCTAGCATCTGGCAGTGGGGCCAAGAAAATAAG gtctATGCATGTATGATGGTTTTCTTCTTGAGCAACATGATTGAGAACCAGTGTATGTCAACAGGTGCATTTGAGATAACTTTGAATG atgTGCCTGTGTGGTCCAAGCTAGAATCTGGTCACCTCCCATCCATGCAACAGCTTGTTCAAATTCTTGACAATGAAATGAAGCTCAATGTGCATATGGATTCAATCCCACATCATCGATCATAG